Part of the Terriglobia bacterium genome, CGATACCCCACCGGTCGCCCAGCTCGCTGCGGATCGTCAGGCCCTCTATGTATAGCGCTCGGGCGCCTGCATAGTCGCTCTGGGACGAAGCCAGGTCGCCCAAGTTGTTTAGCAACATGGCAATGCCCCCTAGGTCGTCTAGCTTTCGGAAGATTGCTAGGCTCTCCTCGAACATTGCCAGGACAGCTGGATAGTCTCCCTGATCGTGTGCCGCACCCGCCAAGTTGTTCAGTGCCCTGGCAATGCCGCGCTGATCGCCATGCGCGAAATGCCCGCCTCCTTGAAGC contains:
- a CDS encoding tetratricopeptide repeat protein, producing LQGGGHFAHGDQRGIARALNNLAGAAHDQGDYPAVLAMFEESLAIFRKLDDLGGIAMLLNNLGDLASSQSDYAGARALYIEGLTIRSELGDRWGIAETLNGLAYVAFGLASFGQATRMWGGAERLREEIGATLQPRDRLRYDRQVAAARAAMGDNAFDLTWQDGRAMTLEQAIRFALGKV